Proteins from one Juglans microcarpa x Juglans regia isolate MS1-56 chromosome 1S, Jm3101_v1.0, whole genome shotgun sequence genomic window:
- the LOC121245852 gene encoding LOW QUALITY PROTEIN: pentatricopeptide repeat-containing protein At5g43790-like (The sequence of the model RefSeq protein was modified relative to this genomic sequence to represent the inferred CDS: inserted 1 base in 1 codon), whose product MMSQNPNFKHPTLQLLEKCQTLHAVKQVHAHMLTTGLALHTYPLSRLLLFSSAVSIAYALSIFNQIPNPTIFLFNTLISSLVTNGGHHTHIVCSLYNRVLSHQTLKPNSFTFPSLFKAFVSDPWFQHGRALHTHVLKFLGSTHDHFVQASLLNFYAKCGRVGVSRYLFDQIREPDLASWNSILAAYAHSTSTDCISSASNGCDSSLSLEALYLFKDMQRSSVRPNEVSIVALVSACANLGALSQGTWAHSYALRNNLKLNRFVGTALMDMYSRCGCLDLAHQLFDQLNERDTLCYNAIIRGFAINGYGHRALGLYEKMKIEGIVPDDVTFVVTMCACSHAGLVEEGCKVFESMEEVYGIKPKLEHYGCLVDLLGRAGRLKEAEERVQTMPMKPNAILWRSLLGAARVHGNLEIGEVALKNLIKLEPETSGNYVLLSNMYASIDRWDDVNKVRKLMKDQGINKMPGSSLVEIGGAMHEFLMGDKTHPQTKXHLKLEEMNKRLSEYGHKPRTKEVLFAIEEEEKEGALSCHSERLAIDFALMASESSAPIRIIKNLRVCHDCHVTTKFISVIYEREIIARDRNRFRHFKDGTCSCLDYW is encoded by the exons atgatgtcccaaaacccAAACTTCAAGCACCCAACCCTCCAACTCTTAGAAAAATGCCAGACCCTGCACGCCGTTAAGCAAGTCCATGCCCATATGCTCACAACCGGTCTCGCCCTCCACACTTACCCTCTCAGCAGACTCCTTCTCTTCTCCTCCGCCGTTTCCATAGCCTACGCACTCTCGATCTTCAATCAAATTCCAAACCCGACAATCTTCCTCTTCAACACTCTCATTTCCTCGCTCGTCACCAATGGCGGACACCACACCCACATTGTCTGCTCACTTTACAACCGAGTTCTCTCTCACCAGACCCTCAAACCCAATAGCTTCACCTTTCCATCTCTCTTCAAGGCTTTTGTGTCTGACCCATGGTTCCAACACGGTCGAGCCCTCCACACCCATGTCTTAAAATTCCTTGGATCCACACATGACCACTTCGTCCAAGCCTCGTTGCTCAATTTCTATGCCAAGTGTGGCAGAGTCGGTGTGTCTAGGTATTTGTTCGATCAAATTAGGGAACCGGATTTAGCTTCGTGGAACTCGATTTTAGCTGCTTATGCGCATAGTACGAGTACTGACTGTATTAGCAGTGCCAGTAACGGTTGCGATAGTAGTTTGTCCTTGGAGGCTTTGTATTTGTTTAAAGACATGCAACGTTCCTCAGTTAGGCCTAATGAAGTTAGCATTGTTGCTTTAGTTAGCGCTTGTGCTAATTTGGGTGCTCTTAGTCAAGGTACATGGGCACACTCTTACGCATTGAGGAACAATCTTAAACTGAACCGCTTTGTGGGAACAGCACTAATGGACATGTATTCAAGATGTGGGTGTCTGGATTTAGCGCACCAGTTGTTTGATCAATTGAACGAAAGGGACACATTGTGTTACAATGCCATAATTCGTGGATTCGCAATTAATGGTTATGGACATCGGGCACTTGGCctttatgagaaaatgaagaTTGAGGGAATAGTTCCTGATGATGTTACGTTTGTAGTTACCATGTGTGCTTGCTCACATGCGGGTTTGGTAGAGGAGGGCTGTAAGGTTTTCGAGTCTATGGAGGAGGTTTATGGGATTAAGCCGAAGCTTGAGCATTATGGCTGCCTGGTGGACCTTCTAGGACGAGCCGGGAGGCTAAAGGAGGCTGAGGAAAGGGTCCAGACCATGCCCATGAAACCAAATGCCATTTTGTGGAGGTCTTTACTTGGGGCAGCCAGGGTTCATGGAAATCTGGAGATAGGGGAAGTTGCACTTAAAAACTTGATAAAATTAGAACCAGAAACCAGTGGGAACTATGtacttttatcaaatatgtatgCAAGTATTGATAGATGGGACGATGTCAATAAAGTTAGAAAGCTGATGAAAGATCAAGGGATTAACAAAATGCCCGGAAGCAGCTTGGTTGAGATTGGCGGTGCCATGCATGAGTTCCTAATGGGAGACAAAACACACCCACAAACAA GGCATTTAAAGCTAGAAGAGATGAACAAAAGATTATCTGAATACGGTCACAAGCCAAGAACAAAGGAAGTGCTGTTTGCcattgaagaggaagaaaaggaagGTGCTCTCTCTTGCCATAGTGAGAGGCTAGCTATAGATTTTGCTCTCATGGCATCTGAATCGAGTGCCCCCATCCGAATCATTAAAAACCTTCGGGTttgtcatgattgtcatgtgaCTACTAAGTTTATTTCCGTGATAtatgaaagagaaattatagCAAGGGATCGGAATCGTTTTCGTCATTTCAAAGATGGAACTTGTTCTTGTCTGGACTATTGGTGA